From Desulfobacterales bacterium, a single genomic window includes:
- a CDS encoding hydrogenase iron-sulfur subunit, translated as MLNWEPKIVTFLCNWCSYGAADLAGVSRMEYPPHIRVVRIPCTGRMSPKFALAALREGADAVWVSGUHPGECHYLEGNYHARRKFVLMKNLLEHMGVEPDRIHFSWISSAESTKFVSVVNEISAKVKALGPNQHFIKQEAKGAQP; from the coding sequence ATGTTAAATTGGGAACCTAAAATCGTTACGTTTCTTTGCAATTGGTGCAGCTACGGGGCCGCGGATCTGGCCGGCGTCAGCCGCATGGAATACCCCCCCCATATTCGGGTGGTGCGCATTCCCTGCACCGGCCGCATGAGTCCGAAGTTTGCCCTGGCAGCCTTGCGTGAAGGTGCCGATGCCGTATGGGTGTCGGGGTGACATCCCGGCGAATGCCATTACCTGGAAGGTAATTATCATGCACGTCGGAAATTCGTATTGATGAAGAATCTGCTTGAACACATGGGCGTTGAACCGGACCGAATTCATTTTTCCTGGATTTCGTCGGCCGAATCGACCAAGTTCGTGAGCGTGGTGAATGAAATCTCGGCAAAGGTCAAGGCCCTGGGGCCGAATCAACATTTTATCAAGCAAGAGGCGAAGGGTGCTCAACCATGA
- a CDS encoding FAD-dependent oxidoreductase, producing MSKEVIGSAMVVGGGIAGMQAALDMADAGYYVYLVEKSSAIGGVMSQLDKTFPTNDCAMUIISPKLVEVGRHLNIELLTNSELLALDGRPGRFTARIKQQPRFIDVKKCTGCGECAKVCPVELPNEYDEGLSIKKATFKQYAQAIPGAFAIQKTDKAPCRLACPAGLNVQGYVQMVKQGKYMEALQIIMEDLPLPGVLGRICPHSCEDVCRRCSVDAPVAIRDLKRLAADQFDPRQIPIDCLPERPEKVAIIGSGPAGLSAAYHLARKGVKSVIYEALPEAGGMLRVGIPDHRLPRDILDREIEVITNLGVEIRCNTPLGPELTIDQLLGNGYKAVYLALGAHKGIGLGIAGEETEGVRQGVDFLREVNLTGKAPVGRNVVIIGGGNVAVDVSRAAMRLGAETVTILYRRTRVEMPAWEEELCAAEDEGVKIEYLTAPEKVLSENGKLTGIRCVRMELGEPDASGRRRPVEISGSAFDMAVDQIIPAIGQRPDFSAIENVSGIKVTRYGTTEVDPVTYAMGRAGVFAGGDVQTGPGVAIAAIAAGREAAESIVRFFDGKDMAAGRESKAPESPEYRPIPADVIKVPRAPMPHLPVSARTGNFNEVELGFAPEAGQAEAERCLNCGYCSECYQCVDACLANAICHDQLPSEKEIEIGAVILSPGFTAFDPTRFDNYQYANLPNVVTSTQFERLLSASGPTQGHVARRSKDHKDPKKIAWFQCVGSRDLNRCDNAYCSSVCCMYALKQAVIAKEHVGKDLECTIFYMDMRTHGKDFERYYNAARDKHGIRFERSKVHTINPARNDSLEVQYITEEGRLTRETYDMIVLSVGLETNPEVVALANKLEIDLTPGRFCETDSFSPVASSKPGIFVCGAFQGPKDIPQSVVDASAAAAAAGEILAPARNTLTKAPEKKPEINIAGERPRIGVFVCRCGTNIAGVVDTTSVTAYAKTLPYVEYANDNMYSCSQDTQDAMTQIIKEQHLNRVVVAACTPRTHEPLFQETLISAGLNKYLFEMANIRNHDSWVHKNNPELATLKAKDLIRSAVSKVALAQPLSEAQLTINQNALVIGGGLSGMAAAQSLAGQGYETHIVEQADRLGGQALHLAQTAKGENVKEKLKTLVRSLEENENITIHLNTRLADVEGFVGSFKSTLTGPSNETLLEHGVAVIATGGHALIPHEYEYGKDARILTSLELDQKFIARDPILDQARSAVFIQCVGSREPDRPYCSRVCCTHSVNAALALKRRNPEMNVYILYRDIRTYGERELLYQEARREGVIFIRYSAQKKPKVTLSGGQLCVEVIDHVLGWPVRIEADILTLATAILPNRDEKLANFFKVPVNDDGFFVERHAKLGPSEFATDGVFLCGLAHYPKPIDEAIAQGKAAASRAITLLARKTIFTNGQIAETEPMSCSRCGVCVSICPYSAPSFIPEDARMNPGKAQINPVLCKGCGLCVASCRSGAIHLKGFDNEQIFAQIFALNMAG from the coding sequence ATGTCCAAAGAAGTAATCGGTTCCGCCATGGTCGTCGGGGGTGGTATCGCCGGAATGCAGGCCGCCTTGGACATGGCTGATGCCGGCTATTACGTATATTTGGTTGAAAAATCGTCCGCTATCGGCGGGGTGATGTCCCAATTGGACAAAACCTTTCCCACCAACGATTGCGCGATGTGAATTATCTCCCCTAAACTGGTCGAGGTCGGCCGGCATCTAAACATCGAGTTACTGACAAATTCCGAACTTCTGGCCCTTGACGGCCGACCCGGACGGTTTACCGCCCGGATCAAACAGCAGCCCCGGTTTATTGATGTCAAAAAATGTACCGGTTGCGGTGAATGCGCCAAGGTTTGCCCTGTGGAATTGCCCAATGAGTATGATGAGGGGCTTTCAATCAAAAAGGCAACCTTTAAGCAGTACGCCCAGGCGATTCCGGGGGCGTTTGCCATTCAAAAAACCGATAAGGCGCCCTGCCGTTTGGCGTGCCCGGCCGGATTGAACGTGCAAGGCTACGTTCAGATGGTCAAGCAGGGAAAATACATGGAAGCGCTTCAGATCATCATGGAGGACTTGCCGTTGCCCGGTGTGTTGGGCCGAATTTGTCCCCACAGTTGCGAGGATGTCTGCCGCAGGTGCAGCGTGGATGCGCCGGTGGCGATCCGGGATCTCAAACGTCTGGCTGCGGACCAATTCGATCCCCGCCAAATTCCCATTGACTGCTTGCCGGAACGGCCTGAAAAAGTGGCCATTATCGGTTCCGGGCCCGCCGGTCTTTCCGCTGCTTACCATCTGGCCCGAAAAGGCGTCAAGAGTGTTATATACGAAGCGCTTCCCGAGGCTGGCGGCATGTTGCGCGTGGGGATTCCGGATCATCGGTTGCCAAGGGATATTCTGGACCGTGAAATCGAAGTTATTACGAACCTGGGTGTTGAAATCAGATGCAATACGCCCCTGGGGCCGGAGCTGACCATTGATCAGCTGTTGGGCAACGGGTACAAGGCGGTTTATCTGGCCTTGGGCGCCCACAAGGGTATCGGGCTGGGTATTGCGGGCGAAGAGACCGAGGGCGTCCGTCAGGGGGTGGACTTTCTTCGAGAGGTAAACCTGACCGGAAAAGCGCCGGTGGGCCGAAATGTCGTGATTATCGGCGGCGGTAACGTGGCCGTGGATGTTTCCAGGGCCGCCATGCGTTTGGGTGCTGAAACCGTAACCATTCTCTATCGGCGAACCCGAGTGGAAATGCCGGCCTGGGAAGAGGAGTTGTGCGCGGCTGAGGACGAGGGCGTAAAAATCGAATACCTGACCGCGCCCGAGAAGGTTCTTTCCGAAAACGGCAAGCTAACGGGAATTCGATGTGTTCGAATGGAACTCGGAGAGCCGGATGCCTCCGGCCGAAGACGGCCGGTCGAGATTTCGGGCAGCGCGTTTGACATGGCAGTGGATCAGATCATTCCCGCTATCGGTCAGAGACCGGATTTTTCCGCCATCGAAAACGTTTCGGGCATCAAGGTGACCCGTTACGGCACTACAGAGGTGGATCCGGTGACCTATGCAATGGGCAGAGCGGGCGTGTTTGCGGGCGGCGATGTTCAGACCGGCCCCGGTGTCGCTATCGCCGCCATCGCGGCAGGCCGTGAGGCTGCGGAGTCGATTGTTCGATTTTTTGATGGCAAGGACATGGCGGCGGGCCGGGAGTCCAAGGCACCTGAATCTCCTGAATACCGGCCGATCCCCGCGGATGTGATCAAGGTCCCCAGGGCGCCCATGCCTCATCTGCCGGTTTCTGCTCGGACAGGCAATTTTAACGAGGTGGAGTTGGGATTCGCGCCGGAGGCCGGGCAGGCGGAAGCCGAACGATGCCTCAACTGCGGCTATTGCAGCGAGTGTTACCAGTGCGTGGACGCATGCCTTGCCAATGCCATTTGCCACGATCAACTGCCCAGCGAAAAAGAGATTGAAATCGGTGCAGTTATTTTGTCGCCGGGATTTACGGCCTTTGATCCCACCCGTTTCGATAATTACCAGTACGCCAATTTGCCCAATGTTGTTACCTCCACGCAGTTTGAACGGCTTCTATCGGCCTCGGGCCCCACTCAGGGGCATGTGGCACGCCGCTCCAAGGATCACAAAGATCCAAAAAAAATCGCCTGGTTTCAATGCGTGGGCTCACGGGATTTAAACCGGTGTGATAATGCCTATTGCTCCTCGGTATGTTGTATGTACGCGCTCAAGCAGGCTGTTATCGCAAAGGAACATGTCGGAAAGGATCTGGAGTGCACCATCTTTTACATGGACATGCGAACCCACGGGAAGGATTTCGAGCGTTATTACAACGCGGCGCGGGACAAGCACGGCATCCGCTTTGAACGCAGCAAGGTGCACACCATCAATCCTGCTCGGAATGACAGTCTGGAAGTTCAGTACATTACGGAAGAGGGCCGCCTTACCCGCGAAACCTATGATATGATCGTGCTGAGCGTCGGGCTGGAAACCAATCCGGAAGTGGTCGCGTTGGCCAACAAGCTCGAAATTGATCTGACACCCGGCCGTTTCTGCGAAACCGACAGTTTCTCTCCGGTTGCCTCTTCAAAACCGGGTATCTTTGTCTGCGGCGCTTTTCAGGGGCCAAAGGACATTCCCCAGTCCGTGGTGGACGCCAGTGCGGCGGCTGCGGCCGCAGGCGAGATTCTGGCGCCTGCGCGCAACACCCTCACAAAGGCGCCCGAAAAGAAACCGGAAATCAATATCGCCGGCGAACGACCCCGCATCGGTGTTTTTGTCTGCCGCTGCGGAACCAATATTGCCGGAGTGGTGGATACCACCTCGGTGACCGCCTACGCGAAAACCCTGCCTTATGTTGAATACGCCAATGACAATATGTACTCCTGCTCTCAGGACACGCAGGATGCAATGACGCAGATTATCAAAGAACAACATCTCAACCGGGTGGTGGTGGCGGCCTGCACGCCCAGAACCCATGAGCCGCTCTTTCAGGAAACGCTCATCAGCGCGGGATTGAATAAGTACCTTTTTGAAATGGCCAATATTCGCAACCATGATTCCTGGGTGCATAAGAACAACCCCGAACTGGCGACGCTAAAAGCCAAGGATCTGATCCGATCGGCTGTCTCCAAGGTAGCCCTCGCGCAACCGCTAAGTGAGGCCCAGTTGACGATCAATCAAAATGCGCTGGTCATTGGAGGTGGACTCTCCGGCATGGCGGCGGCCCAAAGTCTTGCCGGGCAGGGATACGAAACCCATATCGTGGAACAAGCGGACCGGTTGGGGGGTCAGGCCCTTCACCTTGCTCAAACCGCGAAGGGTGAAAATGTTAAAGAGAAGCTGAAAACCCTGGTCCGATCCCTTGAAGAAAACGAGAACATTACCATCCATTTGAATACCCGCTTGGCCGATGTCGAAGGCTTTGTGGGCAGTTTCAAAAGCACATTAACGGGGCCATCGAATGAAACCTTACTGGAACACGGCGTTGCCGTCATCGCTACGGGTGGCCACGCGCTGATACCCCATGAATATGAATACGGAAAAGATGCCCGTATTCTGACGAGTCTTGAACTGGACCAAAAGTTCATCGCGCGGGATCCAATTCTGGATCAGGCCCGGTCGGCGGTTTTTATTCAATGCGTCGGCTCGCGCGAGCCGGACCGGCCCTATTGTTCCAGAGTTTGCTGCACGCATTCGGTAAACGCCGCCCTGGCGCTTAAACGCCGCAACCCGGAGATGAATGTGTATATCCTGTATCGTGACATACGGACATACGGCGAGCGGGAACTGTTATACCAGGAGGCCCGGCGGGAAGGGGTCATTTTCATCCGTTACAGTGCGCAGAAGAAACCGAAAGTCACGCTGTCCGGTGGTCAGCTCTGTGTCGAGGTAATCGATCATGTGTTGGGGTGGCCGGTACGAATCGAGGCGGATATTCTGACGTTGGCGACGGCCATTTTGCCTAACCGGGATGAGAAGCTGGCCAATTTCTTCAAGGTTCCCGTCAACGACGACGGATTCTTTGTGGAACGGCATGCCAAATTGGGGCCGAGTGAGTTCGCCACGGACGGTGTTTTTCTGTGCGGGCTGGCGCATTACCCCAAACCCATTGATGAGGCCATCGCTCAAGGCAAGGCGGCCGCCTCGCGCGCCATCACCTTGCTGGCGAGAAAAACCATTTTCACCAATGGTCAGATAGCGGAAACCGAGCCGATGAGTTGCAGCCGGTGCGGCGTATGTGTTTCGATTTGCCCCTATTCCGCGCCCTCCTTTATTCCGGAGGATGCCCGCATGAATCCCGGCAAGGCTCAGATTAATCCGGTATTGTGCAAGGGATGCGGGTTATGTGTGGCGTCGTGCCGTTCAGGCGCGATTCACTTGAAGGGCTTTGACAACGAACAAATTTTTGCGCAGATCTTTGCGTTAAACATGGCGGGATAG
- a CDS encoding ferritin family protein has protein sequence MMYDFNADEIFEIAGQMERNGSKFYRMAASAITDETARSLLEKLADMEDNHEKVFSQMRAQLTAKEKETTVFDPQNEAVAYLRALADMRVFFDKTLDTSSMETILKDAITAEKDSIVFYLGMREAVPREMGAERLDEIIKEEMGHIRLLSQELGAYRKE, from the coding sequence ATGATGTACGATTTTAATGCCGATGAGATATTCGAAATTGCCGGGCAAATGGAACGCAACGGCTCAAAATTTTACCGCATGGCCGCCAGCGCCATAACGGATGAAACCGCCAGGAGCCTGTTGGAAAAGCTCGCTGATATGGAAGATAATCATGAAAAAGTATTCTCCCAAATGAGAGCCCAATTAACCGCCAAAGAGAAAGAGACTACCGTTTTCGATCCTCAAAACGAAGCTGTCGCATATCTTCGGGCGCTTGCCGACATGCGGGTGTTTTTCGATAAAACGTTAGACACGTCTTCCATGGAAACAATTCTTAAAGACGCCATTACGGCCGAAAAGGATTCGATTGTTTTCTACCTGGGAATGCGGGAAGCTGTGCCCCGGGAAATGGGCGCCGAACGGCTCGATGAGATCATTAAAGAGGAAATGGGCCACATTCGCCTGCTCAGCCAAGAATTGGGCGCTTATCGGAAAGAATGA
- a CDS encoding response regulator — protein sequence MNEKETIAVTGASQKTILVVDDEPDARAFLSICIESAGFKVETARDGEEALKKIEANPPDLITLDMIMPRKSGLQLMRELRHNERFVNLPVIVISAHSDDEFGSADYKNLISFASELKPCYTMEKPVAPERLIETISHILDVNIDQPARGGVTTTDGCENILFCSDFSDDADFAFSHAAYECKKYGARLHVMHVILSPASYSGPAANMSLPGLDHLDEASKKKKIEEQALLALKRHYEPRILDSIAFVFAVRFGSPDVQIINYATENDIGMIVLGVVGKPSAHRGRMLKTAANVAKYANCQVVTIGRSNR from the coding sequence ATGAATGAAAAGGAGACTATTGCCGTAACAGGCGCTTCGCAAAAGACAATCCTGGTGGTGGACGACGAGCCGGATGCCCGCGCCTTTTTATCGATTTGCATTGAAAGCGCAGGGTTCAAGGTTGAGACCGCCAGGGACGGCGAAGAGGCTTTGAAGAAGATCGAGGCAAATCCCCCGGATTTGATAACGCTGGATATGATCATGCCCCGAAAATCCGGCCTCCAGCTGATGCGGGAGCTCAGGCATAACGAGCGATTTGTCAACCTTCCGGTGATCGTTATCTCGGCACATAGCGACGATGAATTCGGCAGTGCTGATTACAAGAACCTCATCTCCTTTGCTTCGGAACTGAAACCCTGTTACACGATGGAAAAACCGGTAGCCCCGGAACGCCTCATCGAAACCATCAGCCATATCCTCGACGTTAACATCGATCAGCCCGCACGCGGCGGCGTGACAACGACTGACGGGTGTGAAAATATCTTGTTTTGCAGTGATTTCTCGGATGATGCCGACTTTGCTTTTTCTCATGCCGCTTATGAATGCAAAAAATACGGCGCCCGCCTTCATGTCATGCATGTGATTTTGTCTCCGGCTTCTTATTCCGGGCCGGCTGCCAACATGAGTCTGCCCGGGCTGGATCATCTGGATGAGGCGTCTAAAAAAAAGAAGATTGAAGAGCAGGCGCTGCTAGCGCTCAAACGCCACTATGAACCCAGGATTTTAGATTCCATCGCGTTTGTGTTTGCCGTTCGGTTTGGGTCGCCGGATGTTCAAATCATTAACTATGCAACAGAAAACGATATTGGAATGATCGTGCTTGGCGTTGTCGGGAAACCATCCGCTCACCGCGGGCGGATGCTCAAAACAGCGGCCAATGTCGCAAAGTATGCAAACTGCCAGGTGGTCACCATCGGCAGGTCGAACCGTTGA
- a CDS encoding ATP-binding protein: protein MIGPAPPPSEPASTNRMNLLLELGFKSVLDALPCYITLQDSDFSILYANQTLLNDFGKVVGKTCHLLFKNSNTPCTTCPAVASFEDKQIHVTEDSLQMTNGQVHQLISCTAPVPDLFGNPMAVVKISINATKIKEAHQELIFLGQSMAFLSHDIKNILEGLQGGAYVVDEGIKDNDMKLAGQGWRIVKKNIFEITRVAQNILFSSKKREPEFRSVHPGAVVRDVVKLFQDKAASMGIQLVFEVNPALPRIKMDHVSILRMLSNLVWNGIEACGSDKDKMSYTVNIRSDYYDKEHYMFEVEDNGKGMDDSILENLFKDFYTTKGNAGTGLGLIVVDRIVKQHKGRIDILSKKGVGSLFRVIFDLK, encoded by the coding sequence ATGATCGGCCCCGCTCCTCCCCCATCGGAACCCGCATCGACCAACCGGATGAATTTGTTGCTGGAACTCGGGTTTAAGAGCGTTCTGGATGCGCTTCCATGCTATATTACCCTTCAAGACTCGGATTTTTCAATTTTATACGCCAATCAAACCCTGCTAAATGATTTCGGTAAAGTCGTGGGCAAAACCTGTCATCTGCTTTTTAAAAATTCCAACACACCTTGCACCACTTGCCCGGCGGTGGCGTCCTTTGAAGACAAACAAATCCATGTCACGGAAGATTCTCTGCAGATGACAAACGGGCAGGTGCATCAGCTAATCAGCTGCACTGCACCGGTTCCGGATCTTTTCGGAAATCCCATGGCAGTGGTCAAAATATCCATCAACGCCACCAAGATCAAAGAGGCCCATCAAGAGTTGATTTTTCTGGGTCAATCCATGGCATTTTTGTCCCATGACATCAAAAACATTCTGGAGGGGCTTCAGGGCGGCGCCTATGTCGTGGATGAGGGGATCAAGGACAATGATATGAAGCTCGCCGGCCAGGGCTGGCGAATCGTTAAAAAAAACATATTTGAAATAACCCGGGTGGCTCAAAATATTTTATTCTCCTCTAAAAAAAGAGAGCCGGAGTTCCGGTCCGTTCATCCGGGGGCGGTTGTTCGGGATGTGGTCAAGCTTTTTCAAGATAAGGCGGCGTCCATGGGGATTCAGCTCGTCTTTGAGGTCAATCCCGCCCTGCCGCGGATAAAGATGGATCATGTCAGCATCTTGCGAATGCTCAGCAATCTCGTCTGGAACGGCATCGAGGCATGCGGCTCCGACAAGGACAAGATGTCTTATACGGTGAACATCCGGTCCGATTATTACGACAAAGAGCATTATATGTTCGAGGTGGAGGATAACGGAAAAGGAATGGATGACTCCATTCTGGAAAACCTCTTCAAGGACTTTTACACGACCAAGGGCAACGCTGGTACGGGCTTGGGGCTGATCGTGGTGGACAGGATTGTCAAACAACATAAAGGAAGAATCGATATTTTGAGCAAGAAAGGGGTCGGAAGCCTGTTTCGAGTAATCTTCGACTTAAAGTAA